The nucleotide sequence TAAAATGCGATCCGTCTCAGGGTCTAAGCCTGTCATTTCACAGTCAAGCCAGATGAGATTCTGGGCGGCTTTGCCCAAAGAGGTGATATTTGCTTCCATAGTGCGATTGTTACCTATGACCTAAACTCAACCCCTATGACTGTATTTTTTTCAAGCATTCCAGGCACTTTGGCAATGACACTCGCGTTCGCTTTGGTGTTGACCTTAAGTCTGTTGCTCAAGCTGTGGCTTACCAGCCGACAAGTCCGCCATGTTGCCGGGCACCGTGACGCCGTTCCGGCAGAGTTTCAATCGCAAATATCGCTTGAAGCCCATCAAAAGGCGGCACGCTACACGATTACCAAGGCGCAGTTTGGCGTGCTCGAGTTGGCATGGGGTACAGCCCTATTGCTAGGCTGGACTTTACTGGGCGGTCTCGATCTTTTAAATCAAGGGCTGGCAGTAGTTTTCAGCGGAGGCATGACGCAGCAACTTGCACTCCTGGGAGCCTTTATGCTGATCAACGGCCTCTTGGAGTTGCCTTTTTCTGTGTACCAAACGTTTGTGATTGAGCAGCGTTTTGGTTTTAACAAAACCACGCGCTTTTTGTGGTTTCAAGACCTACTGAAGTCGTCCGTGCTAAGTGTTGTGTTGGGCCTGCCGGTTGCCGCGTTGGTACTCTGGATGATGGCAGCGACTGGCGCATGGTGGTGGCTTTGGACATGGTGTACATGGATGGGTTTCAACTTGCTCATGCTGGTGCTGTACCCAAGCTGGATTGCGCCTTGGTTCAACCAGTTTAAGCCCTTGGAGAATCCTGAGCTCCAGTCGCGAGTGAACGCATTGATGTCCAAATGCGGCTTTAGCGCTAAAGGTTTTTACGTGATGGACGGATCGCGCCGAAGCGCCCACGCAAATGCATACTTCACAGGTTTCGGAGCATCCAAGCGTGTCGTGTTTTACGACACGCTTTTGGCACAACTGTCACCCGCAGAGGTTGATGCGGTGCTGGCGCATGAGCTAGGCCACTTCAAGCACAAACACATCGTCAAGCGCATTGTGTCAATGTTTGCCATTAGCCTGCTTGGCTTTGCCGCCTTGGGGTGGATTAGTCAACAAGCCTGGTTCTATACCGGCTTAGGGGTCACACCAAACCTAGATTCTGCAAACGATGCACTGGCACTGCTGCTTTTCGCGATGACCGCGCCATTGGTTGCCACTTTTGTGGGACCGTTGTTCTCGCAACTCTCGCGTCAACATGAGTTTGAAGCAGACGCTTTTGCTATTGCACAAACCAGTGGAGCAGACTTGCGCTCTGCGCTGCTCAAGCTGTACAAGGACAACGCCTCCACGCTGACCCCTGACCCTGTGTATGTGAAGTTTTATTATTCCCACCCACCAGCCTCTGAGCGCTTAAGCCGAATGGCTGTACCTGCCCGCACCTAGCAGGCCTTCGAAAAAAATGCAAAACTTGAAGACTGCATCTGCT is from Rhodoferax aquaticus and encodes:
- a CDS encoding M48 family metallopeptidase, with the protein product MTLAFALVLTLSLLLKLWLTSRQVRHVAGHRDAVPAEFQSQISLEAHQKAARYTITKAQFGVLELAWGTALLLGWTLLGGLDLLNQGLAVVFSGGMTQQLALLGAFMLINGLLELPFSVYQTFVIEQRFGFNKTTRFLWFQDLLKSSVLSVVLGLPVAALVLWMMAATGAWWWLWTWCTWMGFNLLMLVLYPSWIAPWFNQFKPLENPELQSRVNALMSKCGFSAKGFYVMDGSRRSAHANAYFTGFGASKRVVFYDTLLAQLSPAEVDAVLAHELGHFKHKHIVKRIVSMFAISLLGFAALGWISQQAWFYTGLGVTPNLDSANDALALLLFAMTAPLVATFVGPLFSQLSRQHEFEADAFAIAQTSGADLRSALLKLYKDNASTLTPDPVYVKFYYSHPPASERLSRMAVPART